From uncultured Roseateles sp., the proteins below share one genomic window:
- a CDS encoding S1/P1 nuclease, which yields MRASLASFAALCGLLFGASPAAAWGPSGHASVGAIADQLIAGTPTAKKVRAILGSNLQTAAGWADCARSVESSGGVWSYVKPGTWPSCKLYENPDSQAALIAFVKRNASRCGGNAGPLCRHKSYHFVDLSLPHTHYDPALPGAGPTDLVHAINASLAVLEGGKSPAPFDLRGQREALRLLTHYLGDIHQPLHVGSIYLDDAGQALDPATEKEAHDHSNAGGNSIMVGSSKLHGLWDDVSDKLLKQMVSGPGLAEARAVPATPGAMAEWAAGWAGETVVQAGKAFKDLKFGAKHPGSMGAEWPATATDPNYRQTREALQHEQLVKAGARLAQILTTLFP from the coding sequence ATGCGTGCATCGCTTGCCTCGTTCGCTGCCCTGTGCGGTCTGTTGTTCGGCGCGAGCCCGGCCGCCGCCTGGGGCCCCAGCGGCCATGCATCGGTGGGGGCCATCGCCGACCAGCTGATCGCCGGCACGCCGACGGCCAAGAAGGTGCGGGCCATCCTCGGCAGCAATTTGCAGACCGCCGCCGGCTGGGCCGATTGCGCGCGCTCGGTGGAGTCCAGCGGCGGCGTCTGGAGCTATGTCAAGCCGGGCACCTGGCCCAGCTGCAAGCTCTACGAGAACCCCGACAGCCAGGCCGCGCTGATCGCCTTCGTCAAGCGCAATGCCAGCCGCTGCGGCGGCAATGCCGGGCCGCTGTGCCGGCACAAGTCCTATCACTTCGTTGATCTGTCCCTGCCGCATACCCATTACGACCCGGCGCTGCCCGGTGCCGGGCCCACCGATCTGGTCCATGCCATCAATGCCAGCCTGGCGGTGCTGGAGGGCGGCAAGTCACCGGCACCGTTCGACCTGCGCGGCCAGCGCGAAGCGCTGCGCCTGTTGACCCATTACCTCGGCGACATCCACCAGCCCCTGCACGTCGGCTCGATCTACCTCGACGACGCCGGCCAGGCACTGGACCCGGCCACCGAGAAGGAGGCGCACGACCACAGCAATGCCGGCGGCAACTCCATCATGGTTGGCAGCAGCAAACTGCACGGCCTCTGGGACGATGTGTCCGACAAGCTGCTCAAGCAGATGGTCAGCGGCCCCGGGCTGGCCGAGGCCCGCGCAGTGCCGGCCACCCCGGGCGCGATGGCCGAATGGGCCGCCGGCTGGGCCGGCGAGACGGTCGTCCAGGCCGGCAAGGCCTTCAAGGACCTGAAATTCGGCGCCAAGCACCCCGGTTCCATGGGCGCTGAATGGCCGGCCACGGCCACCGACCCCAATTACCGCCAGACCCGCGAGGCCTTGCAGCACGAGCAGCTGGTCAAGGCCGGCGCACGGT